One stretch of Desulfovibrio sp. UCD-KL4C DNA includes these proteins:
- the pyrF gene encoding orotidine-5'-phosphate decarboxylase, protein MSELVVALDFKDAKSAIAMAEKVRGVAPWVKVGLELFCAEGPQIVTTFKEMGFNVFIDLKFFDIPNTVKGAVRSATLAGADMLSLHAMGGERMAIAAREGRAEAAVGGEGPLLMAITVLTSMSEEDLPFAVPNGLGDAVLDLALASSQAGLDGVVCSGLEVEAVKDKCGSDFLCLTPGIRPASVSDDQRRVVTPAQAVSRGSNFLVVGRPITGADNPAEAARRIIDEMNS, encoded by the coding sequence ATGTCTGAATTAGTTGTAGCCCTTGATTTTAAAGATGCAAAATCTGCCATAGCCATGGCTGAAAAAGTCCGCGGGGTTGCTCCATGGGTAAAAGTAGGTCTTGAACTTTTTTGCGCCGAAGGGCCTCAAATCGTGACTACGTTTAAGGAAATGGGGTTTAATGTTTTTATTGATCTTAAATTTTTTGATATACCTAATACTGTAAAAGGTGCTGTGCGTTCCGCAACGCTTGCCGGAGCTGATATGCTCAGTCTGCATGCTATGGGCGGAGAGCGTATGGCCATTGCTGCTCGTGAAGGTAGAGCTGAGGCAGCTGTCGGCGGCGAAGGACCATTGCTCATGGCTATTACTGTTCTTACAAGTATGAGTGAAGAAGATCTGCCTTTTGCTGTTCCAAACGGACTTGGCGATGCTGTGCTTGATCTTGCTCTTGCTTCTTCACAGGCAGGTCTTGACGGAGTTGTATGTTCAGGTCTTGAAGTTGAAGCTGTTAAAGATAAGTGCGGAAGCGATTTCTTGTGCTTGACCCCTGGGATCAGACCTGCATCCGTATCGGATGACCAGCGTAGAGTCGTTACTCCGGCCCAAGCTGTCAGCAGAGGTTCAAACTTTTTAGTTGTGGGTAGACCTATTACCGGCGCAGACAATCCGGCTGAAGCTGCCCGTAGAATTATTGATGAAATGAATTCCTAG
- the mtaB gene encoding tRNA (N(6)-L-threonylcarbamoyladenosine(37)-C(2))-methylthiotransferase MtaB: protein MKKFWITTLGCKINQYESESIRQRWEQMGFELALNDAQAHEVVVNSCAVTSSALRDLRQLVRGINRRNPEADIVITGCAAQVFAEELKELPGVSEVIPQERKADILRLGDDYKAKSNGESSDGLTIFQPFEVKDYQRARAVVKVQDGCSHRCTYCIVPITRGPSVSRKGQDIISEIQRLLDAGFREMVISGINLSHYGREFKEHSDFWDLMERIEKEFGAEWGGKARLRISSLEPGQLKERALEIFTSSKLICPQLHLSLQSGDNSVLKRMGRGHYKAEDALLFVEKLSKIWPVFGLGADILTCFPGETEEEFNNTLEFCRKLPLTYAHVFPYSIRPGTAAAKMKGQLPSLIKKERGAKLRALVEDKKQNFLQKISKLDSLNVLFQDKDKGICEFYSTCELENSFEGTVPRELVKVVPVKVLDDKLLVRPFEP, encoded by the coding sequence ATGAAAAAATTTTGGATTACTACACTTGGTTGCAAGATCAATCAATATGAAAGCGAATCAATTCGCCAGCGTTGGGAACAGATGGGGTTTGAGCTGGCTTTAAATGATGCACAGGCTCACGAGGTAGTTGTTAACTCGTGTGCTGTAACTTCGTCGGCTTTACGTGATTTGCGGCAATTGGTCCGTGGTATAAATCGCCGTAATCCTGAAGCTGATATTGTAATTACCGGATGCGCCGCGCAGGTCTTTGCTGAAGAGTTAAAAGAACTTCCCGGTGTAAGTGAAGTTATTCCTCAAGAGCGTAAAGCTGATATTTTAAGGCTTGGCGATGATTATAAAGCAAAAAGTAACGGCGAATCTTCAGATGGTTTAACAATTTTTCAGCCGTTTGAGGTTAAAGATTATCAGCGGGCAAGAGCTGTTGTTAAAGTTCAGGATGGCTGTTCGCATCGCTGTACTTATTGTATTGTTCCAATTACTCGCGGTCCCAGCGTTAGCAGAAAGGGGCAAGATATTATAAGTGAGATTCAAAGACTGTTGGATGCTGGATTCAGAGAAATGGTGATTAGCGGTATCAACCTTAGTCACTATGGACGAGAATTCAAAGAGCATTCAGATTTTTGGGATCTCATGGAAAGGATTGAAAAAGAATTCGGTGCAGAGTGGGGCGGAAAAGCCAGACTGCGTATCAGCTCACTTGAACCTGGACAGCTTAAAGAACGTGCACTTGAAATTTTTACCTCTTCTAAATTGATATGTCCGCAGTTGCATTTGTCTTTGCAGAGCGGAGATAATTCTGTTTTGAAAAGGATGGGGAGAGGTCATTACAAGGCTGAAGATGCGCTTCTTTTTGTAGAAAAATTAAGTAAAATATGGCCTGTTTTCGGACTAGGAGCTGATATTTTAACTTGTTTTCCGGGGGAAACTGAAGAAGAATTTAATAATACTCTTGAATTCTGCCGAAAGCTTCCTTTAACGTATGCGCATGTTTTTCCGTATTCAATCAGGCCGGGAACAGCTGCGGCAAAGATGAAAGGGCAGCTCCCAAGTTTAATTAAAAAAGAACGCGGGGCCAAACTGCGAGCACTTGTTGAAGATAAAAAACAGAATTTTTTACAAAAAATTTCCAAGTTGGATTCATTGAATGTTCTTTTTCAGGATAAGGATAAAGGAATTTGTGAGTTTTATTCGACATGTGAATTGGAAAATAGTTTTGAAGGAACTGTTCCGCGTGAACTAGTGAAAGTGGTTCCTGTAAAAGTTTTGGACGATAAATTGTTGGTTCGTCCTTTCGAACCTTAA
- a CDS encoding YicC/YloC family endoribonuclease encodes MPVSMTGFGRFETTEDKWSHCWEIRSVNSRYLDLKWRLPGFLRGYESRWEKLVRKYGSRGRVDISLNLEVFSAELMGIGLNKLQAEAMINQVREMADADGVAFTPDYNKLFSLSSLWRDALSEPDPKLAASITAGLEGALANWRESREAEGADLVKDLEERFTLLKEYGETVKTKVPEILETRRAALIERVTGMMETLGAEYSEDRMIQEVAILTDKLDVSEEATRLDAHLDRIFEVLRSNKDAGKRLDFLLQETFREINTCGNKCQDSDVSRVVVEFKAELEKCREQVQNIE; translated from the coding sequence ATGCCTGTTAGCATGACTGGATTCGGACGTTTTGAGACTACTGAAGATAAATGGAGCCATTGCTGGGAAATCCGTAGCGTAAATTCACGTTACCTTGATCTTAAATGGAGACTTCCCGGCTTTCTGCGCGGTTATGAATCACGTTGGGAAAAACTTGTCAGAAAGTATGGTTCCCGTGGTAGAGTTGATATTTCTTTAAATCTTGAAGTTTTTAGCGCAGAACTTATGGGGATAGGGCTGAACAAACTTCAGGCTGAAGCTATGATTAATCAGGTTCGTGAAATGGCTGACGCTGATGGTGTTGCTTTCACCCCTGACTACAATAAACTTTTCAGTCTTTCTTCTTTATGGAGAGATGCTTTGAGCGAGCCAGATCCAAAGCTTGCTGCAAGTATTACTGCCGGACTTGAAGGAGCTCTTGCCAATTGGCGTGAGTCCAGAGAAGCTGAGGGAGCAGATCTTGTAAAAGATCTTGAAGAACGTTTCACTCTGCTTAAAGAATATGGTGAAACTGTTAAAACAAAAGTTCCTGAAATACTTGAAACAAGGCGTGCCGCTCTTATTGAAAGGGTTACCGGCATGATGGAAACCTTAGGTGCTGAATATTCAGAAGATAGAATGATTCAGGAAGTAGCCATCCTTACTGATAAACTTGATGTTTCAGAAGAAGCTACTCGCCTTGATGCTCATCTTGACCGTATCTTTGAAGTGCTTAGAAGTAACAAAGACGCTGGTAAGAGGCTTGATTTCCTTTTGCAGGAAACTTTTAGAGAGATCAACACCTGTGGTAATAAATGTCAGGATTCTGATGTCAGCCGTGTTGTTGTAGAGTTCAAGGCTGAGCTTGAAAAATGCCGTGAGCAGGTCCAAAACATCGAATAA
- a CDS encoding DUF370 domain-containing protein — MQKQTLLNIGFGNYVVSSRVITIVNPSSSPMRRLREDARQEGRLVDATQGRKTRSIIVMDSNHVILSAIQAETIGHRYTSGEADSE, encoded by the coding sequence ATGCAAAAGCAGACATTACTCAATATAGGTTTTGGTAATTACGTGGTTTCCAGCCGCGTAATTACCATTGTTAATCCTTCATCTTCTCCGATGCGCAGACTTCGTGAAGATGCAAGGCAGGAAGGCCGTCTTGTTGATGCTACGCAGGGACGTAAAACTAGATCAATTATAGTTATGGATTCTAATCATGTAATCCTTTCAGCTATACAGGCGGAAACCATTGGACATCGTTATACATCCGGAGAAGCTGATAGTGAGTGA
- a CDS encoding tetratricopeptide repeat protein yields MSTGQHDKITGVFSTLIRSKVGIGTTTKRILQKTYLFVSELEADVFEVQPLNSHDVPSGLKKKISRAEFLNNFDPEPEHYADVVLPQINALEATIKRGEKHRDRSENYSAEHEFSSAVEIDKYSIKANFGLGLVYLDRGETERASALFERLINLEAIYEAEHKHLFNEFGMGLRKNGMFDQALEYYHKAESLSKKDENLCLNIARAYFEKSDVEGCLKYLNKSLKINPNHEEACLFLEYMRSAGYGKDTAAQPEEAVLPKTKKSKSKKSIVKDFKINF; encoded by the coding sequence ATGTCTACCGGGCAACATGATAAAATTACGGGCGTTTTCTCTACTCTGATTCGTTCAAAAGTCGGAATAGGGACTACAACCAAGCGGATTCTGCAAAAAACTTACTTGTTTGTAAGCGAGCTTGAAGCGGATGTTTTTGAGGTGCAGCCTTTAAATAGTCATGATGTCCCTTCTGGGCTTAAAAAAAAGATCAGCAGGGCTGAATTTTTGAATAATTTTGACCCTGAACCTGAACATTACGCTGATGTTGTTTTACCGCAGATCAATGCACTCGAAGCCACAATTAAGCGCGGTGAGAAGCACCGTGATCGTTCTGAGAATTACAGCGCAGAACATGAATTCAGTTCTGCTGTAGAAATTGATAAATATAGTATCAAGGCGAATTTCGGCTTGGGATTGGTATATCTTGACCGAGGGGAAACTGAGCGGGCTAGTGCTCTTTTCGAACGGCTCATTAATCTTGAAGCTATATATGAAGCTGAACATAAACATTTATTCAATGAATTTGGGATGGGGCTTCGTAAAAATGGTATGTTTGATCAGGCTTTGGAATATTATCACAAAGCAGAAAGTCTTAGTAAAAAAGATGAAAACTTATGTCTTAATATTGCTCGTGCATATTTTGAAAAATCAGATGTTGAGGGTTGCCTGAAATATCTTAATAAAAGTCTTAAAATTAATCCGAACCATGAAGAAGCCTGCCTTTTTTTAGAATATATGAGGAGTGCCGGTTACGGAAAGGATACTGCTGCTCAACCTGAAGAAGCTGTTCTTCCTAAAACTAAAAAAAGTAAAAGTAAAAAAAGCATTGTTAAAGACTTTAAGATTAATTTCTAA
- the gmk gene encoding guanylate kinase, translated as MSDTPFPPRKGQVLVLCAPSGTGKSTLVKSLRSEFQEVGFSISCTTREPRQGEAHGREYYFLSVEEFKAKRDAGEFAEWAEVHGNYYGTPKKPVEKMLFKGMDIFFDIDFQGAMQLMETMPDAIFVFLMPPSYTELKARLEGRNTDSKEVIGRRLRNAMSEMASAPQFQFWIVNDDLEKAYSELRSIYLAGKNRPCTNPGLLESILSTWE; from the coding sequence GTGAGTGATACTCCTTTCCCCCCACGAAAAGGACAGGTTCTGGTGCTTTGCGCGCCATCAGGTACTGGTAAAAGCACGCTTGTAAAGAGTTTGCGTAGTGAATTTCAAGAAGTTGGTTTTTCAATTTCGTGTACGACTCGTGAACCCAGACAGGGTGAAGCACACGGCAGGGAATATTATTTTTTATCTGTTGAAGAATTTAAGGCGAAACGTGATGCTGGGGAGTTTGCTGAATGGGCCGAGGTTCATGGCAATTATTACGGAACTCCTAAAAAGCCTGTTGAAAAAATGTTGTTTAAAGGCATGGATATTTTTTTTGACATTGATTTTCAGGGAGCTATGCAGCTTATGGAAACAATGCCGGATGCAATATTTGTTTTTTTAATGCCTCCGTCTTATACAGAATTGAAAGCTCGTCTTGAAGGTCGGAATACCGATTCTAAAGAGGTTATTGGGCGTAGACTTAGAAATGCCATGAGTGAAATGGCCTCAGCTCCTCAATTTCAGTTCTGGATCGTAAATGATGATCTTGAAAAGGCCTATTCTGAGCTGAGATCAATTTATCTTGCCGGAAAAAATCGTCCCTGTACAAATCCGGGACTTCTAGAAAGTATATTAAGCACCTGGGAGTAG
- a CDS encoding DEAD/DEAH box helicase, producing MNFESFCFDSRISSGIRATGYSSPTSVQVKAIPLILGGCDLLGLTQSGTGKTSAFVLPVLQRLINAEAHTRGPVRVLVFAPMAAQAIKIHEKFISLGKQTGIRSGVVFSGDDTELIKHTKLKDLFHVTVLVAVPDRLMELVNRAEVDLSQVDTLILDDADRLLEMGFSFEIKSILTKLSKICQNLMFSATLPSGVSSLSAAVLKNPKIFQIANTAPVETVKHICCPVPVHLKQEFLKALLGDIEFESVIVFVRTKRWADRLGSRLVKAGLNAVSLHGDLSQSKRKIVLEGFKSGKFKIMVATDLASCSIECSSISHVINYDVPDTIEIYNHRIEKAEINGKKGVVFLFAADEDIDQIEEIDKLIGGHLSLHHLENFDYKMTKPEPVLPVPILKKNHNKSFRAKKGEKRQDHAPKIQI from the coding sequence TTGAATTTTGAATCGTTTTGCTTTGACTCCCGCATATCTTCAGGGATTCGTGCGACTGGTTATAGCTCTCCGACATCTGTTCAGGTAAAAGCTATCCCCTTAATTTTGGGTGGTTGTGATCTTCTCGGTTTAACTCAGTCCGGAACCGGAAAAACTTCTGCTTTTGTGCTGCCTGTTCTCCAACGTTTAATCAATGCCGAGGCCCATACGCGCGGCCCTGTACGAGTTCTAGTATTTGCACCCATGGCTGCTCAGGCCATAAAAATTCACGAAAAATTTATTTCACTCGGCAAGCAGACTGGAATACGTAGCGGCGTAGTTTTTAGTGGTGACGATACTGAATTAATAAAGCATACCAAATTGAAAGATCTTTTCCATGTGACAGTGCTTGTAGCCGTCCCTGACAGGCTTATGGAGCTGGTTAACAGGGCGGAAGTAGATTTATCGCAGGTTGATACGCTTATTCTCGACGATGCTGATCGTCTGCTTGAAATGGGTTTTTCTTTTGAAATTAAGTCTATACTTACTAAGCTTTCAAAGATTTGCCAGAACTTAATGTTCTCAGCAACGCTTCCGTCTGGCGTGAGTAGTTTATCTGCTGCGGTCCTAAAAAATCCGAAAATATTTCAAATTGCTAACACTGCGCCTGTTGAAACTGTGAAGCATATCTGCTGTCCTGTTCCTGTGCATCTTAAACAGGAATTTTTAAAAGCGCTGCTTGGAGATATTGAATTTGAAAGTGTTATTGTTTTTGTCAGAACAAAACGTTGGGCTGACCGGCTTGGATCACGGCTTGTAAAAGCAGGTTTGAATGCGGTATCACTTCACGGTGATTTATCCCAAAGTAAGCGGAAGATTGTTTTGGAAGGATTTAAATCCGGAAAATTTAAAATTATGGTCGCAACCGATCTTGCTTCCTGCAGTATCGAGTGCTCATCTATTAGTCATGTCATTAATTATGATGTTCCGGATACCATTGAAATATATAACCATCGTATAGAAAAGGCTGAAATTAATGGTAAGAAAGGTGTGGTCTTCCTTTTCGCGGCAGATGAAGACATTGACCAGATTGAAGAGATTGATAAATTAATCGGCGGACACCTTTCGTTACATCATCTTGAAAATTTTGATTATAAAATGACTAAGCCTGAACCTGTTTTACCTGTGCCTATTTTGAAAAAAAATCATAATAAATCCTTTCGCGCAAAGAAGGGCGAAAAACGACAGGATCATGCCCCTAAGATCCAGATTTAA
- a CDS encoding PilZ domain-containing protein, which produces MDKLNLQLLLDKLNTAIVTPAMKIYKTMPPEAIPIILAAAGAVALLAALIAYLIIRPSSKKQGNEISGKESLISTFKDNGIILDIALPDAHENVLARAVITEIKEDRVNLEIVDDMGLSGQPEYGRILVMFPPEKITTGTVNSFKVTIANLQCKKDGCGRLSTTLPQSFSTVIRRRHKRKKVIDQQFIRVKIWLGKPDTDDASFADTIPDLAVNSYDPRSGGHEDNEVINISNGGLAVSTPLILSENKFDTNTSVLINIFMFNFRQKIFKPYWYAGKIRTVENIDRTSCRLGVGFTMSGTIRDENEQFIDWIKI; this is translated from the coding sequence ATGGATAAATTAAACCTTCAGCTTTTATTAGACAAATTAAATACAGCTATAGTAACTCCGGCTATGAAAATTTATAAGACCATGCCTCCGGAGGCTATACCTATCATACTTGCCGCAGCCGGAGCTGTAGCCTTACTTGCTGCGTTGATTGCGTATCTCATAATACGGCCTTCTTCAAAAAAACAAGGCAATGAAATTTCCGGCAAAGAAAGTTTGATATCAACTTTTAAAGATAACGGAATAATTTTGGACATTGCTCTTCCTGATGCGCATGAAAATGTTCTGGCAAGAGCTGTCATTACAGAAATAAAAGAGGACCGAGTAAACTTAGAAATAGTTGACGATATGGGACTGTCTGGGCAACCAGAATACGGACGGATACTGGTCATGTTTCCACCGGAAAAAATAACAACAGGAACAGTTAACAGTTTCAAAGTAACTATAGCAAATCTTCAATGTAAAAAAGATGGATGCGGCAGACTAAGCACAACTCTTCCGCAATCTTTTTCAACTGTTATCCGCCGCCGGCATAAGCGCAAAAAAGTTATTGATCAGCAGTTCATACGGGTTAAAATCTGGCTAGGAAAGCCGGATACAGATGATGCTTCTTTTGCTGACACCATTCCTGATCTGGCTGTTAATTCCTATGATCCAAGATCCGGCGGACATGAAGACAATGAAGTGATTAATATTTCAAACGGAGGGCTCGCAGTCAGCACGCCGCTCATCTTAAGTGAAAATAAATTTGATACGAATACCAGTGTACTAATCAATATTTTTATGTTCAATTTCCGTCAGAAAATCTTCAAACCATATTGGTATGCAGGAAAAATCCGCACAGTTGAGAACATCGACAGGACATCATGCAGACTTGGCGTTGGTTTCACCATGAGCGGAACTATCCGAGATGAAAATGAACAATTTATTGATTGGATCAAAATTTAA
- a CDS encoding ribonuclease H-like domain-containing protein, producing MLERTFCHLKGIGAASEAKIWEAGVSHWKDVLGGTDIPFSPAKVDELEKGCSESLDRLEKCDPIWFADRLPASDQWRLFPHFRNNIAYIDIETTGTDSHSCDITTIALWNGHEIKTYVQGRNLYDFEDEIAKYSMIVSFNGKCFDVPFIEKYFGIKVKAAHIDLRFVFRSLGITGGLKGIEHYFGMDRGDAEGLDGYFAVLLWNEYEMSGNDKALETLLAYNVLDSVNLENLMIRGYNLHIERFPQHDLKPLAEAMEPLNPFKAHLDVVDSIRRRYLSGGAFRKF from the coding sequence ATGCTCGAAAGGACTTTTTGTCATCTTAAGGGAATCGGAGCCGCGTCCGAGGCTAAAATTTGGGAAGCCGGAGTAAGTCATTGGAAGGATGTCCTTGGCGGAACTGATATTCCTTTTTCCCCTGCGAAGGTGGACGAGCTTGAAAAAGGGTGCAGTGAATCTCTGGACAGACTTGAGAAATGTGATCCCATTTGGTTTGCAGATAGGCTTCCTGCCTCTGATCAATGGCGTCTTTTTCCCCATTTTAGAAATAACATTGCATATATAGATATAGAAACCACCGGGACTGATTCTCATAGCTGCGATATTACAACTATTGCGTTATGGAATGGGCATGAAATTAAAACTTACGTTCAAGGTCGAAATCTTTATGATTTTGAAGATGAAATTGCCAAGTATTCAATGATAGTAAGTTTTAATGGAAAATGTTTTGATGTTCCGTTTATTGAAAAGTATTTTGGTATCAAAGTTAAAGCCGCTCATATTGATTTACGTTTTGTCTTCCGGTCACTCGGTATTACCGGCGGTCTTAAAGGTATTGAGCATTACTTCGGTATGGATCGCGGAGATGCGGAAGGGCTTGATGGATATTTTGCAGTCCTTTTATGGAATGAATACGAAATGTCCGGTAATGATAAAGCTCTTGAAACATTACTTGCGTATAATGTTTTGGACAGTGTTAATCTCGAAAATTTAATGATTAGAGGATATAACCTGCATATTGAAAGATTTCCGCAACATGATCTTAAGCCGCTTGCAGAAGCTATGGAGCCGCTGAATCCTTTCAAGGCACATCTTGATGTGGTGGATTCCATAAGACGTAGATATCTCTCTGGAGGGGCATTCAGGAAATTTTAG
- a CDS encoding class I SAM-dependent methyltransferase, whose translation MHEHSAAEIEKARHQHRFIQDMVIEPSFYTKSSFLKDVGMMSDPSIVVTDSMIMGLVLKYFYCYVHKGHFDEVVPLEEVSSLCDMFSRHRSLNEPDDDIELMNYLRQWSFSLRMLADIPKTSHIIRSIIGHKISSSLINSDEYVGLDIGTGTGILLIAQYIHARRLGFENINLFGMEYDKMVGLQSYKIFKELGIAEIVLADARDCRNYDFLKNKKVTFVSNENVAAMHQPLRRDHLVAICSTLFRTVGENIKDAGFFPEGLIAFCSEMNVSVLLSKNTAFLGPKEYHDMHLLPQGIIIEGNIVPLHQLGEELLPHMAEWARESLSRRW comes from the coding sequence ATGCATGAACATTCCGCTGCAGAAATAGAGAAAGCTCGTCATCAGCACAGATTTATTCAGGACATGGTAATCGAGCCATCATTTTATACTAAAAGCTCATTCTTGAAAGATGTTGGCATGATGAGTGATCCTTCTATTGTTGTAACGGATTCTATGATTATGGGGCTGGTTCTCAAATATTTCTATTGTTATGTTCATAAGGGGCATTTTGATGAAGTTGTTCCGCTGGAAGAAGTAAGCTCTCTTTGCGATATGTTCAGCCGTCATCGCAGTCTTAATGAACCTGATGATGACATAGAATTGATGAATTATCTTCGTCAGTGGTCCTTTTCTCTCCGAATGCTCGCTGATATTCCAAAAACAAGCCATATTATCCGTTCAATTATTGGGCATAAGATTTCTTCTAGTTTAATTAATTCAGATGAATATGTCGGACTTGATATTGGAACAGGAACCGGAATTTTACTCATTGCACAGTATATCCATGCCCGCAGATTGGGCTTTGAAAATATAAATCTTTTCGGGATGGAATATGACAAAATGGTTGGGTTGCAGAGTTATAAAATATTTAAAGAGCTGGGTATTGCAGAGATTGTTCTTGCTGATGCACGGGATTGTCGTAACTATGATTTTTTAAAAAATAAAAAGGTCACGTTTGTTTCAAATGAGAATGTTGCCGCAATGCATCAGCCCCTGCGGCGTGATCATTTGGTAGCAATTTGCAGTACTCTTTTTAGAACTGTTGGTGAAAATATTAAAGATGCCGGTTTTTTTCCGGAAGGATTGATAGCCTTTTGCTCTGAAATGAATGTTTCTGTACTGCTTTCAAAAAATACAGCTTTTTTGGGTCCTAAAGAATATCATGATATGCATCTTCTGCCGCAGGGTATTATAATAGAAGGAAATATTGTTCCTCTTCACCAGCTTGGCGAGGAATTGCTGCCGCATATGGCGGAATGGGCACGTGAAAGTCTATCACGCAGGTGGTAA
- the recJ gene encoding single-stranded-DNA-specific exonuclease RecJ — protein sequence MPSIWKQRSEEELPSSLRSLAAELNITELLAEILWNRGFHTRSEMDYFLSPGLRNLCKPTEIPGIEEAANVLTKGLTEGKKFAVWGDYDVDGITSTALVISFLESRGFTCAHHLPNRIEEGYGLNVPQLKKLSEEGIELLLTVDCGISNNAEIAAANEMGMTVVVSDHHLPSEVLPPAAAVCNPRITSMNGKAYDCPCATLAGVGVAFMLMAQMNRLLPGEPADLREYLDFVALGTIADVVELQGNNRILVKNGLLLLKEAKRPGLAALKVASGYDMFAAIGAGQVGFGLAPRINASGRMGDPGKALKLLLAADMETARPIAKELDALNSERRAEEDKILKEALAQAETQSKPPHNRAGLVLFSKDWHPGIIGIVASRVVEKYYRPTVMLCEDDGVIKGSARSIREFHMHEALTGMSELFTNFGGHKLAAGMSFPSANFKEFYKRFDTAVVDVVGTEPLKPTLKVDKELPLENIDFVLLKELELMQPFGMGNPEPVFTTPPVEILERRPMGKEHVKLTLADLGKTRRMPAKAWRLSEKLGSELIGKKMRFAFSPKIDKFSGIPTIELTIRDFTRKLK from the coding sequence TTGCCATCCATTTGGAAGCAGAGAAGCGAAGAGGAATTGCCTTCGTCGTTAAGATCATTGGCGGCGGAGTTAAATATTACTGAACTTTTAGCTGAAATATTATGGAACAGAGGTTTTCATACTCGTAGCGAAATGGATTATTTCTTGTCCCCAGGTCTTAGAAATCTATGTAAGCCTACAGAAATACCCGGCATTGAAGAGGCCGCGAATGTTCTGACTAAGGGACTTACAGAAGGTAAAAAGTTTGCAGTGTGGGGAGACTACGATGTTGACGGCATAACCTCTACAGCTCTTGTCATATCTTTCCTTGAATCACGTGGTTTTACATGCGCGCATCATCTCCCTAATCGAATTGAAGAAGGGTATGGTCTCAATGTTCCTCAGCTTAAAAAGCTTAGTGAAGAAGGGATCGAACTTCTACTTACTGTTGACTGCGGTATCAGTAATAATGCTGAAATAGCTGCTGCAAATGAAATGGGAATGACCGTTGTTGTTTCCGATCACCATTTGCCAAGCGAAGTGTTACCTCCGGCTGCGGCTGTATGCAATCCGCGTATCACTTCAATGAACGGTAAAGCCTATGACTGTCCTTGTGCCACTTTGGCTGGGGTCGGCGTTGCCTTCATGCTTATGGCGCAGATGAACAGGCTTCTTCCCGGTGAACCTGCCGATCTCAGAGAATATCTTGATTTTGTAGCCCTTGGGACTATTGCCGATGTCGTGGAGTTGCAAGGGAACAACCGCATTCTGGTTAAAAATGGATTACTTCTTTTGAAAGAAGCAAAACGTCCCGGTCTGGCTGCTCTTAAAGTTGCCAGCGGATATGATATGTTTGCCGCAATCGGTGCCGGACAGGTAGGATTCGGACTGGCTCCGCGGATAAATGCTTCCGGCAGAATGGGGGATCCCGGTAAAGCCCTTAAGCTTTTGCTTGCAGCAGATATGGAAACAGCCCGTCCTATTGCAAAAGAACTTGATGCGTTAAACTCTGAACGGCGTGCAGAAGAAGACAAAATCCTTAAAGAAGCTTTGGCTCAGGCTGAAACTCAATCAAAACCTCCGCATAATCGTGCCGGACTGGTATTGTTTTCAAAGGATTGGCACCCTGGAATTATTGGAATTGTTGCTTCAAGAGTTGTAGAAAAATATTATCGCCCGACTGTTATGTTGTGTGAAGATGATGGCGTTATCAAAGGCTCAGCACGTTCTATCCGTGAATTTCATATGCATGAAGCTTTAACTGGAATGTCTGAGTTATTTACTAATTTCGGTGGGCATAAACTTGCCGCAGGCATGTCTTTTCCCTCAGCTAATTTTAAAGAATTCTACAAAAGGTTTGATACTGCAGTAGTAGATGTTGTCGGTACTGAACCGCTTAAGCCTACTTTGAAAGTCGACAAAGAATTGCCGCTGGAAAATATAGACTTTGTTCTGCTCAAAGAACTTGAGCTTATGCAACCTTTCGGTATGGGGAACCCTGAACCTGTGTTCACAACTCCTCCTGTGGAAATATTAGAGCGCAGACCTATGGGTAAAGAGCACGTAAAACTTACTTTAGCTGATTTAGGCAAAACTCGCAGAATGCCAGCTAAAGCTTGGCGTTTGTCTGAAAAATTAGGCTCAGAATTAATCGGTAAAAAAATGCGATTTGCGTTTTCACCTAAAATAGACAAATTCAGCGGTATTCCTACTATTGAGCTTACAATTCGGGATTTTACGAGAAAGCTTAAATAG